A genomic stretch from Caballeronia sp. LZ062 includes:
- a CDS encoding LysR family transcriptional regulator — protein MDTLQNMRVFARVIQAGSFTAAAQSMNSTTGAMSRAVSELEAHLRTRLMNRSTRRLALTSAGERYLKRVVQILADIDGAEEEASCAHEHPSGTLRMFSFASVGQHYILPAIAQYRALYPDVKVELTLSQRMPDLFEGSSDVAVVSAAALSDSEVISHRLGSTFSILCASPDYIRARGAPVQPADLANHDCLTLQTPAFPAHEWTLEGPQGRETLQISGPVQVNIAESLAVAIREGMGIGMLPLYAAIEGLRNGSLVRVLPQHTLQPTNLYALYASRKFIDAKTRTWVEFLRAHLPGVIARDEAALAGIGQSGASGGMALPLTKNYAAHLNH, from the coding sequence ATGGACACCCTACAGAACATGCGGGTATTCGCCCGCGTGATTCAGGCCGGCAGTTTCACGGCCGCTGCACAGTCGATGAATTCGACGACTGGCGCCATGTCGCGCGCCGTATCGGAACTTGAAGCGCACTTGCGCACCCGCTTGATGAATCGCTCGACCCGGCGGCTTGCGCTCACGTCGGCAGGCGAGCGTTATTTGAAGCGCGTCGTGCAGATTCTCGCGGACATCGACGGGGCAGAAGAAGAAGCGAGCTGCGCGCACGAGCACCCGTCGGGCACGCTACGCATGTTCAGCTTCGCGAGTGTGGGGCAGCACTATATTCTTCCCGCCATCGCGCAATACCGTGCGCTGTATCCGGACGTCAAAGTTGAATTGACGCTCTCGCAGCGCATGCCGGATCTCTTCGAAGGCAGTAGCGATGTCGCGGTCGTCTCGGCAGCCGCACTATCCGATTCGGAAGTGATTTCGCACCGGCTCGGCAGCACCTTCAGCATTCTGTGCGCATCGCCCGATTACATTCGGGCACGCGGGGCACCTGTGCAGCCCGCCGACCTTGCGAATCACGATTGCCTCACGTTGCAGACCCCGGCATTTCCTGCGCACGAATGGACGCTCGAAGGTCCGCAAGGCCGCGAGACCTTGCAGATTAGCGGGCCGGTGCAGGTGAATATCGCGGAGTCGCTGGCGGTCGCGATACGTGAGGGCATGGGCATCGGCATGTTGCCGCTTTATGCCGCAATAGAAGGCTTGCGCAACGGTTCGCTCGTGCGCGTGCTGCCGCAGCATACGCTGCAGCCCACGAATCTCTATGCGCTCTATGCGTCGCGCAAATTCATCGATGCAAAGACGCGTACGTGGGTCGAATTTCTGCGCGCGCATCTTCCGGGTGTGATCGCCCGCGATGAAGCCGCGCTTGCCGGAATCGGACAGAGCGGCGCGTCAGGCGGCATGGCCTTGCCGTTGACCAAGAACTACGCCGCGCACCTAAACCACTAG
- a CDS encoding Fe2+-dependent dioxygenase has product MILSIPGVLSAEDAAAMRSRLEAATDSWVDGRATAGYQGAPVKRNQQIAEGSAIAREMGDAIIGALERHPLFISAVLPNRVYPPLFNRYEGGMHFGSHVDGAIRIVPGHGARVRTDVSITLFLSRPEEYDGGELVIEDTYGVQEVKLPAGHAIVYPATSLHQVRPVTRGARVSSFFWAQSLVRDDAQRALLFDLDNSIQRLNATNGDEAAKRSLVGCYHNLLRMWSET; this is encoded by the coding sequence ATGATTCTCTCAATACCGGGCGTGCTCAGCGCCGAAGACGCCGCCGCGATGCGCTCGCGCCTCGAAGCCGCAACAGACTCATGGGTCGATGGCCGCGCCACGGCGGGCTATCAAGGCGCGCCCGTCAAGCGCAATCAGCAGATTGCAGAAGGCTCCGCGATCGCGCGCGAAATGGGCGATGCGATCATCGGCGCGCTCGAACGTCATCCGCTTTTCATCAGCGCGGTGTTGCCCAACCGCGTGTATCCGCCGCTTTTCAATCGCTATGAAGGCGGCATGCATTTCGGCAGCCATGTCGATGGCGCCATTCGCATCGTGCCTGGTCATGGCGCGCGCGTGCGCACCGATGTATCCATCACGCTCTTTCTTTCGCGCCCGGAAGAGTATGACGGCGGGGAACTCGTCATCGAAGACACTTACGGCGTGCAGGAAGTGAAGCTGCCGGCGGGACATGCCATCGTGTATCCCGCGACGAGCCTGCATCAAGTGCGCCCCGTCACGCGCGGCGCACGTGTGTCGAGCTTCTTCTGGGCGCAAAGCCTCGTGCGCGACGACGCCCAACGCGCTCTGCTTTTCGATCTCGACAACTCGATACAGCGTCTCAACGCGACGAACGGCGACGAAGCCGCGAAACGCTCGCTCGTCGGCTGCTATCACAACCTGCTGCGCATGTGGAGTGAAACGTGA
- a CDS encoding TonB-dependent siderophore receptor, translating to MLEKTPLAAALITIAAVPMAAPLYAQTTSQAPQAASSAQGAFAEAGDGGAGANATSTTAAPETAALPAVKVTGQSDTARDFQPEVSSVGAKVPTALRDIPQAVVVVPKAVLQSQAVSSFSDALRNVPGVTLGAAEGGQIGNNINLRGFTARTDIYLDGFRDRGQYYRDTFNLESIDVLYGPSSLYFGRGSTGGVINQVSKQPDLKPRADVSVQAGTHDRYRTTVDINQPMTDTSAFRINAFGQDLGSTRDQMKSKDYGVAPEVKFGIGTPTQVTLSALIQHNRDQPDYGIPPLNGHPAPVDTKTFYGFTDDRTIQDVQTLNARVEHRFNDVFTLRNQTQFSHYSTEARATNAAAVLTGPLGTSTALTNGNYTALPLSSLYVRLQGKDRNINDHSVYNTTDFEGKFATGFLKHDMLVGVDLSHETYSNQSFTATTPGLSSNTLAIVPLVDPTYTTRPSNYREVATNLAESSANGIGLYLNDTISLGEHWKWIGGVRWDRYEASIHNSINAPSYATQTNYFTSVRTGIVWQPTESQSYYVSYGTSFNPSLEALTLTNNQQNTPPEKNRSYEIGSKWDLLNGGLSVTQSLFNIEKTNARTQVSTGEYTLDGDVRVRGYQLGVAGHITNKWQVFGGYTYMDGTVQKALDGTTGNTLANTPRNMLTFWSTYNVTPNWEFGGGPSYVSSRYAANNDLVQVGGYTRWDVMAAYHQKRYDIQLNVINLTDKKYYDALIPSDGGRAVPGLGRTFLATLNYRFR from the coding sequence ATGCTGGAGAAAACGCCGCTCGCTGCGGCTCTGATCACGATTGCCGCTGTCCCGATGGCCGCGCCGCTGTATGCGCAAACCACATCGCAAGCGCCGCAAGCTGCCTCTTCCGCACAAGGAGCGTTTGCTGAGGCGGGCGACGGCGGCGCCGGGGCCAATGCAACGTCGACCACGGCCGCACCGGAAACCGCTGCCCTGCCCGCAGTCAAGGTCACCGGACAGAGCGACACCGCGCGAGACTTTCAGCCAGAAGTATCGAGCGTCGGCGCGAAGGTGCCCACCGCGTTGCGCGACATTCCGCAGGCCGTCGTCGTCGTGCCGAAGGCGGTGCTTCAATCGCAGGCGGTCAGCTCGTTCTCCGACGCCTTGCGCAACGTGCCCGGCGTCACGCTCGGCGCAGCAGAAGGCGGCCAGATCGGTAACAACATCAACCTGCGTGGCTTTACCGCGCGCACCGATATTTATCTCGATGGATTTCGGGACCGCGGCCAGTACTATCGCGATACCTTCAACCTCGAATCGATCGATGTGCTGTACGGGCCGTCGTCGCTGTATTTCGGGCGTGGCTCGACGGGCGGCGTCATTAATCAGGTCAGCAAGCAGCCGGACTTGAAACCACGCGCAGATGTCTCCGTGCAAGCGGGCACGCACGACCGCTATCGCACGACGGTCGACATCAATCAGCCAATGACGGACACGTCGGCGTTTCGCATCAACGCGTTCGGACAAGACCTCGGCTCGACCCGCGATCAGATGAAGAGCAAGGACTATGGCGTCGCGCCGGAAGTGAAGTTCGGCATCGGCACGCCGACGCAGGTGACGCTGTCGGCGCTTATCCAGCACAACCGCGATCAGCCGGACTACGGCATTCCGCCGCTTAACGGGCATCCCGCACCGGTCGATACAAAGACGTTCTACGGCTTCACCGACGACCGTACGATTCAGGACGTGCAGACGCTCAATGCACGCGTTGAACATCGCTTCAACGATGTCTTTACGCTGCGCAATCAGACTCAGTTCAGCCACTACAGCACCGAAGCGCGCGCGACCAACGCGGCCGCGGTGCTCACCGGGCCGCTCGGCACATCGACTGCTCTGACCAACGGCAATTACACGGCGCTGCCGCTTTCGTCGTTATACGTGCGGCTGCAAGGCAAGGACCGAAATATCAACGACCACTCCGTCTATAACACGACCGATTTCGAAGGCAAGTTCGCTACAGGCTTCCTCAAGCATGACATGCTCGTGGGCGTGGACCTGAGCCACGAGACTTACAGCAACCAGAGTTTCACCGCAACCACGCCGGGCCTGTCGTCGAACACACTGGCCATCGTGCCGCTCGTCGATCCGACCTATACGACGCGTCCTTCGAATTACCGGGAGGTCGCGACCAACCTTGCAGAGTCCAGCGCGAACGGCATCGGCCTCTATCTCAACGACACCATCTCGCTAGGCGAGCACTGGAAGTGGATCGGCGGCGTGCGCTGGGATCGCTATGAAGCATCGATTCATAACTCGATCAACGCGCCCAGCTATGCCACGCAGACGAATTACTTCACCAGCGTACGGACCGGCATCGTATGGCAACCGACCGAATCGCAGTCGTATTACGTCTCTTATGGCACCTCGTTCAATCCGTCGCTCGAAGCCCTCACACTCACTAACAACCAGCAGAACACGCCGCCTGAGAAGAATCGATCATATGAGATCGGCTCCAAGTGGGATCTCTTGAATGGCGGGCTGTCTGTCACGCAATCGCTCTTCAACATCGAGAAGACTAACGCACGAACGCAGGTTTCAACTGGCGAATACACGCTCGATGGCGACGTGCGCGTGCGGGGCTATCAGCTAGGGGTCGCGGGTCACATTACGAACAAGTGGCAGGTGTTCGGCGGTTATACGTATATGGATGGCACCGTGCAGAAGGCGCTCGACGGCACCACCGGCAACACGCTCGCCAATACGCCGCGTAACATGCTGACGTTCTGGTCCACGTATAACGTCACGCCGAATTGGGAATTCGGCGGCGGTCCATCGTATGTGTCATCGCGGTATGCGGCGAACAACGATCTCGTGCAAGTTGGCGGTTATACACGCTGGGATGTGATGGCCGCGTATCATCAGAAACGCTACGATATCCAATTGAACGTGATCAACTTGACCGACAAGAAGTACTACGATGCCCTTATCCCGTCCGATGGCGGACGCGCAGTGCCGGGACTTGGCCGCACGTTCCTCGCGACCTTGAATTATCGCTTCCGTTGA
- a CDS encoding ammonium transporter: MQALQSGTDTLFLLLGAAMVLAMHAGFAFLELGTVRRENQVNALVKILVDFAVSTLAYFFIGYNIAYGVQFMHGADVLAQHNGYGLVRFFFLLTFAAAVPAIVSGGIAERSKFNPQLFATCVIVGFVYPLLEGIAWNERFGIQAWLAQTFGAPFHDFAGSVVVHAFGGWVALPAVLLLGPRHGRYHKDGRIAAHPPSSIPFLALGAWVLAVGWFGFNVMSAQTVDRISGLVAVNSLMAMVGGTLAAWVAGRNDPGFVYNGPLAGLVAVCAGSDVMHPLGALIVGAVAGVLFVQMFTCVQNRWRIDDVLGVWPLHGLCGAWGGVAAGVFGQKAFGGIGGVSMWSQCIGTLGAVLLALAGGGAVYGVIKMTVGLRLDREDEFNGADLAIHRISSTPDREMVG; encoded by the coding sequence ATGCAGGCCCTTCAATCCGGTACCGACACCCTGTTTCTGCTTCTGGGCGCCGCCATGGTGCTCGCGATGCACGCAGGCTTTGCGTTCCTCGAACTGGGGACAGTCAGGCGCGAGAATCAAGTGAACGCGCTCGTGAAGATTCTTGTGGACTTCGCGGTGTCCACGCTCGCGTACTTCTTCATCGGCTACAACATTGCGTATGGCGTGCAGTTCATGCACGGAGCCGACGTCCTCGCGCAGCACAACGGCTACGGACTCGTGCGCTTCTTTTTCCTGTTGACGTTCGCGGCCGCCGTTCCGGCGATCGTGTCAGGCGGCATCGCCGAGCGGTCGAAGTTCAATCCGCAATTGTTCGCGACGTGCGTGATCGTCGGGTTCGTCTATCCGCTACTCGAAGGCATTGCGTGGAACGAGCGGTTCGGCATTCAGGCGTGGCTCGCGCAGACTTTCGGTGCGCCGTTTCACGACTTCGCCGGTTCGGTCGTAGTCCATGCGTTCGGCGGCTGGGTGGCCTTGCCGGCGGTGCTCCTTCTCGGGCCGCGCCACGGCCGCTATCACAAGGATGGCCGCATCGCCGCGCACCCGCCGTCGAGCATTCCGTTTCTGGCGCTCGGCGCGTGGGTGCTGGCGGTCGGCTGGTTCGGCTTCAACGTGATGAGCGCGCAGACTGTCGACAGAATCAGCGGTCTTGTGGCGGTGAATTCACTGATGGCGATGGTCGGCGGTACGCTCGCCGCGTGGGTCGCGGGGCGCAACGATCCCGGCTTCGTCTACAACGGTCCGCTTGCCGGACTCGTCGCAGTATGCGCCGGGTCCGACGTGATGCATCCGCTTGGCGCATTGATCGTCGGGGCGGTGGCGGGCGTCCTGTTCGTGCAGATGTTCACGTGCGTTCAGAACCGCTGGCGCATCGACGACGTGCTCGGCGTATGGCCGTTGCATGGGCTGTGCGGCGCGTGGGGTGGCGTTGCGGCAGGCGTGTTCGGGCAGAAGGCGTTCGGCGGAATCGGTGGGGTGTCGATGTGGTCGCAATGCATCGGTACCCTCGGCGCAGTCTTGCTGGCGCTCGCGGGCGGCGGCGCGGTGTATGGCGTCATCAAGATGACGGTCGGGCTGCGGCTCGACCGCGAAGATGAATTCAACGGCGCGGACCTGGCGATCCATCGGATCTCGTCGACGCCGGACCGCGAAATGGTCGGCTGA
- a CDS encoding ATP-binding protein — MNPTETGTFDLPLPSRNFSLTRRVLLLVLAASIVIPLACLGIYGYYDYQRRFADAGELTERLARVANEHAQKVLDLNQQLESRVVDMLGDSDDAGIKSREEALHRALDDMSGTLAQVAAISVFGASGTLLVNSRWYPAPQVSIAQRDDFLSARAVAPVAYFSLPLRGKVAQSDVFTTTMGRISHNGQFLGVVSIALKRDYFVDFYREIAAGDSALVIGLYRRDGGILVRYPPSPDASQAASNTPFTDAFRNNELFGRVRMTSTIDHVERVLAYRRVGDLPLYVATGYATSVVQARWQQNLALVAAIAALPCIAVWLLIGFSIRRLDAERAAWERWQAEVATRLSIEASSRQLRRMGALGNLVANVAHDFNNLLMVVSSNMALARRKHFNDVESEVLAVERATAGAESLARRLMSVARKHPLKQEVIDPAAWIRSMLDIAKRAVHPSVSLTVEFSADVWPVMADAVELELALVNLVANASEAMPHGGRIVIRCQNARLRGAETDLPDGEYVLISVTDNGEGMSEAVLRRAFEPLFTTKVRGAGTGLGLSQVLAACEQAGGTARITSVPGAGTTVRLYLPKHHGPVTAPIVVPVAEKAPCKPQPVSDDEHPMQGMSVLLVEDNSDVAAGVMAVLEVFGCTVHHEESADAAFALMGEGYSFDLVLSDVQMPGNMNGIDLAEQIMKRLPSQKLVLMTGYADEIERARHLGVPILAKPFDMDDLRDVIADGVPH; from the coding sequence TTGAACCCCACAGAGACCGGGACCTTCGATCTGCCGCTTCCGTCGCGCAACTTCTCGTTGACGCGGCGCGTGCTGCTGCTCGTTCTGGCCGCTTCAATCGTGATTCCGCTCGCCTGTCTCGGCATCTACGGGTATTACGACTATCAGCGACGCTTCGCCGATGCGGGAGAACTCACGGAGCGGCTCGCACGCGTGGCGAACGAGCATGCGCAGAAGGTGCTGGACCTCAATCAGCAGCTGGAATCGCGTGTCGTCGACATGCTCGGCGACAGTGACGACGCAGGCATCAAGAGTCGTGAAGAAGCCCTGCATCGCGCACTCGACGACATGAGCGGCACGCTCGCGCAGGTCGCGGCGATTTCGGTTTTCGGCGCGAGTGGCACGCTCCTCGTGAATAGCCGCTGGTATCCCGCGCCGCAGGTGTCGATCGCCCAGCGCGACGACTTTCTGTCGGCACGCGCGGTCGCGCCCGTCGCCTATTTCTCGTTGCCGTTGCGCGGCAAGGTCGCGCAATCGGATGTCTTCACGACGACGATGGGCCGCATCAGCCACAACGGGCAGTTCTTAGGCGTCGTGTCGATTGCATTGAAGCGCGACTACTTCGTCGACTTCTATCGCGAGATCGCGGCCGGCGACTCGGCCCTCGTCATCGGCCTATACCGGCGCGACGGCGGCATTCTCGTGCGCTATCCGCCAAGCCCCGACGCTTCCCAGGCCGCGAGCAACACGCCGTTCACCGACGCGTTCCGCAATAACGAATTGTTCGGCCGCGTGCGCATGACATCCACGATCGATCATGTCGAGCGCGTGCTGGCTTATCGGCGTGTCGGCGATCTGCCGCTCTACGTCGCAACCGGTTATGCAACGTCGGTCGTGCAGGCGCGCTGGCAGCAGAACCTCGCACTCGTCGCGGCCATCGCGGCGCTGCCATGCATTGCCGTATGGCTTCTTATCGGCTTCTCCATTCGCCGGCTCGATGCAGAGCGTGCCGCATGGGAACGCTGGCAGGCCGAGGTCGCGACCCGACTCTCCATCGAGGCGTCGAGCCGCCAGTTGCGGCGCATGGGTGCGCTCGGCAATCTCGTTGCAAACGTCGCGCACGATTTCAATAACTTGTTGATGGTCGTGTCGTCGAACATGGCGCTTGCGCGGCGCAAGCATTTCAACGATGTAGAGAGCGAAGTGCTCGCGGTCGAACGCGCGACCGCGGGCGCCGAGTCGCTTGCGCGGCGCCTGATGAGCGTCGCACGCAAACATCCGCTGAAGCAGGAAGTCATCGATCCCGCCGCGTGGATCCGAAGCATGCTCGACATCGCGAAGCGCGCGGTGCATCCGTCGGTGTCACTGACGGTCGAGTTCTCCGCGGACGTATGGCCCGTCATGGCCGATGCAGTGGAACTCGAACTTGCGCTCGTCAATCTCGTCGCGAACGCGAGCGAGGCGATGCCGCACGGCGGGCGCATCGTGATTCGCTGCCAAAACGCGCGTCTGCGTGGAGCAGAAACGGATCTCCCCGATGGCGAATATGTGCTGATCTCCGTGACGGACAACGGCGAAGGCATGAGCGAAGCGGTGCTGCGTCGCGCGTTCGAGCCGCTCTTTACGACAAAGGTCCGCGGTGCGGGCACCGGGCTAGGCCTTTCCCAAGTGCTCGCTGCATGTGAGCAGGCCGGTGGCACCGCGCGCATCACGAGTGTGCCGGGCGCGGGCACCACTGTGCGACTCTATTTGCCGAAGCATCACGGCCCGGTGACGGCTCCTATCGTAGTTCCCGTGGCGGAGAAAGCGCCCTGCAAACCGCAGCCTGTATCGGACGATGAACATCCGATGCAAGGCATGTCAGTGCTGCTCGTCGAAGACAATAGCGATGTCGCGGCGGGCGTCATGGCCGTGCTCGAAGTCTTCGGTTGCACGGTTCATCATGAAGAAAGCGCGGATGCGGCATTCGCACTCATGGGCGAGGGGTATAGCTTCGATCTCGTGCTCTCAGATGTGCAGATGCCCGGCAACATGAACGGCATCGACCTTGCAGAGCAGATCATGAAGCGCCTGCCTTCGCAAAAGCTCGTGCTGATGACGGGCTATGCCGATGAAATCGAACGCGCCAGACATCTGGGCGTGCCGATCCTCGCGAAGCCTTTCGACATGGACGATCTGCGCGATGTCATTGCAGACGGCGTCCCACACTAA
- a CDS encoding PQQ-dependent sugar dehydrogenase encodes MALPDARKRRFTHVALLAMLTATCGAALADGYPAGFGPDPELPAPRRALLPTVNIAPAKQWAQGQKPLSPAGFNVTAFASGLDHPRWLTTLPNGDVLVAESNAPAEHDENAGIKGAVMKKVMKRAGAGMASPDRIVLLRDADGDGIAETRTIFIDHLHSPFGMALVGDDLYVADTDAVLRFKYETGETTVESPGEKFIDLPAGPINHHWTKNIIASPDGKRLYVTVGSNSNAAENGIEAENGRAAIMEVDIASRQTRLYATGLRNANGMSWQPQTGALWTAVNERDELGNELVPDYMTAVKDGAFYGWPYSYYGQHVDDRVKPQRDDLVETALVPDYALGAHTASLGLAFYDAKAFPQHYWNGAFIGQHGSWNRKPRSGYKVIFVPFQDGKPSGPPEDILTGFLSSDGHALGRPVGVAVDHSGGLLVADDVGNTVWRVAPASK; translated from the coding sequence ATGGCCCTTCCCGACGCGCGAAAACGCCGATTCACGCACGTGGCGCTTCTGGCGATGCTGACCGCGACGTGCGGCGCCGCGCTCGCGGACGGCTATCCCGCTGGCTTCGGGCCTGATCCCGAGCTTCCCGCTCCACGCCGTGCTCTCTTGCCGACGGTGAACATCGCCCCTGCAAAACAGTGGGCGCAAGGTCAAAAGCCCCTGTCGCCGGCAGGATTCAACGTGACGGCTTTCGCGTCGGGGCTCGACCATCCGCGCTGGCTCACGACGCTGCCCAACGGAGACGTGCTCGTTGCCGAAAGCAACGCGCCCGCCGAGCACGACGAGAATGCGGGCATCAAAGGCGCCGTCATGAAGAAGGTGATGAAGCGCGCGGGCGCGGGCATGGCGAGTCCGGATCGCATCGTGTTGCTGCGCGACGCCGACGGCGACGGCATCGCGGAAACGCGCACGATATTCATCGACCATCTTCATTCGCCATTCGGCATGGCGCTCGTGGGAGACGACCTTTATGTCGCGGATACGGATGCGGTGCTGCGTTTCAAGTATGAGACCGGTGAAACGACCGTAGAATCGCCGGGAGAGAAATTCATCGACCTCCCTGCGGGACCGATCAATCATCACTGGACAAAGAACATCATTGCCAGTCCGGATGGCAAGCGGCTTTACGTGACGGTCGGGTCGAACAGCAACGCGGCGGAGAATGGCATCGAGGCGGAGAACGGGCGCGCGGCGATCATGGAAGTGGATATCGCGAGTAGACAGACCCGTCTCTATGCAACCGGCCTTCGCAATGCAAACGGCATGTCATGGCAGCCGCAGACCGGTGCGCTATGGACGGCGGTGAACGAGCGCGATGAGCTCGGCAACGAACTGGTGCCCGACTATATGACGGCTGTGAAGGACGGCGCATTCTACGGCTGGCCCTATAGCTATTACGGCCAGCATGTCGATGATCGCGTCAAGCCGCAGCGCGACGATCTCGTGGAGACAGCACTTGTCCCCGACTATGCACTGGGCGCGCATACGGCCTCACTGGGTCTCGCCTTCTACGACGCAAAAGCCTTCCCGCAGCACTACTGGAACGGCGCGTTCATCGGCCAGCACGGGTCCTGGAATCGCAAGCCAAGAAGCGGCTATAAGGTCATATTCGTGCCGTTTCAGGATGGCAAGCCTTCAGGTCCGCCCGAAGATATTCTCACGGGATTTCTTTCGTCGGATGGACATGCGCTAGGGCGTCCCGTCGGTGTCGCCGTGGATCACTCGGGCGGTTTGCTCGTCGCCGACGATGTCGGCAATACCGTATGGCGGGTTGCACCCGCATCGAAATAA
- a CDS encoding DUF3175 domain-containing protein: MATDSKSKKTGTGAGKTRAGKSTSTRQRHALASNQKKTKSKSANSADSTHRWSHHVMETSDAMDLQRDIFKNGNAEEIAQSLKRSSTESTRRKGTPFQSAMSMLNFYINRAGRNLPKTRRNTLERAKKHLREAFGRKP; encoded by the coding sequence ATGGCGACGGACAGCAAGAGCAAGAAGACCGGCACAGGCGCGGGCAAGACGCGTGCAGGCAAGAGCACGAGCACGCGGCAACGTCATGCGTTAGCCAGCAATCAGAAGAAGACAAAGAGCAAGTCCGCAAACTCGGCTGACTCAACTCACCGCTGGTCTCATCATGTGATGGAAACGAGCGACGCAATGGACCTACAGCGCGATATCTTCAAGAACGGCAATGCGGAGGAAATCGCGCAATCGCTCAAGCGCTCTTCGACTGAAAGCACACGGCGCAAAGGCACGCCGTTTCAATCCGCCATGTCGATGCTCAATTTCTATATCAATCGTGCAGGACGCAATCTGCCTAAAACGCGGCGCAATACGCTGGAGCGTGCCAAGAAGCACCTGCGTGAAGCGTTCGGACGAAAGCCCTGA
- a CDS encoding UdgX family uracil-DNA binding protein (This protein belongs to the uracil DNA glycosylase superfamily, members of which act in excision repair of DNA. However, it belongs more specifically to UdgX branch, whose founding member was found to bind uracil in DNA (where it does not belong), without cleaving it, appears to promote DNA repair by a pathway involving RecA, rather than base excision.), with protein MATTPQPGVEPDQTPDTLDACHRCALYKDATQAVPGAGPRHAPLMIVGEQPGDQEDLQGKPFVGPAGAMLDRALEEAGVARKEVYVTNAVKHFKWEPRGKRRMHKTPAQREVDACHYWIDRETADIDPKVIVALGATALKSVLRDSKAKLQASMGHAIEHEGRAIVATYHPSYVLRAPDPETRHAAYQAIVDALREAHRLMNHKR; from the coding sequence ATGGCGACAACCCCGCAGCCCGGTGTAGAACCCGACCAGACGCCCGATACGCTCGACGCCTGTCATCGCTGCGCGCTCTACAAGGACGCGACACAAGCGGTTCCGGGTGCCGGTCCGCGTCACGCGCCGTTGATGATCGTCGGCGAGCAACCGGGTGATCAGGAAGATCTGCAAGGCAAGCCTTTCGTCGGCCCGGCGGGCGCGATGCTGGATCGCGCGCTGGAAGAAGCCGGCGTTGCGCGCAAGGAAGTCTATGTGACCAACGCGGTCAAACATTTCAAATGGGAACCGCGAGGCAAGCGCCGCATGCATAAAACGCCTGCGCAACGCGAGGTCGACGCGTGTCACTACTGGATAGACCGCGAGACCGCCGACATCGACCCAAAGGTAATCGTCGCGCTCGGCGCAACCGCGCTCAAGTCGGTGCTGCGCGATTCCAAGGCCAAATTGCAGGCGTCGATGGGACATGCCATCGAGCATGAGGGACGCGCCATCGTCGCGACTTATCACCCGTCGTATGTATTGCGCGCGCCGGACCCCGAGACGCGTCATGCCGCATATCAGGCAATCGTCGACGCGCTGCGCGAAGCGCATCGGCTCATGAACCATAAACGTTGA